From Anopheles arabiensis isolate DONGOLA chromosome 3, AaraD3, whole genome shotgun sequence, a single genomic window includes:
- the LOC120903301 gene encoding uncharacterized protein LOC120903301: MNSSQGSDALAQDNIVGETFYEGEAAYLSEADDDVIDYLMESSDDDIDPAASDDPSSAEDALRQWAISTNQTYDSIAQVMDIVRKVSSCNLPKDARTLLKINRNISVDILTVEGGQYWYYGVQKCLTNKLSDTSLNSDTTLLLNVSIDGLPIFKSNNLQFWPILINIHNMPEIPVMIVSTHSGTKKPRIECFLKQFIEEINLLTNNGVQINGVRVDVVVRAIIADSPARAFIKGVANFNSFDGCLKCTTKGVKMQGRTTFLDCSAPKRTDRHFRKRKYGGHHKLDSPLLFLIFLIL; the protein is encoded by the exons ATGAATTCTTCACAAGGCAGTGATGCACTTGCACAGGATAATATCGTCGGTGAAACTTTCTACGAAGGGGAAGCTGCTTATCTATCAGAAGCCGATGATGATGTAATCGACTATTTAATGGAAAGTTCGGATGATGATATAGATCCAGCAGCATCAGATGACCCATCCTCTGCTGAAGATGCTTTGCGTCAATGGGCAATatcaacaaaccaaacatacGACTCGATTGCCCAAGTGATGGATATAGTTCGAAAAGTGAGTTCCTGTAACCTACCTAAAGACGCTAGAACCCTActaaaaatcaatcgaaatATTTCGGTTGATATCCTGACGGTAGAAGGTGGTCAGTACTGGTATTATGGAGTGCAGAAATGTCTCACGAACAAGCTAAG TGATACATCTCTGAATTCGGACACCACACTCTTGCTTAATGTATCCATCGATGGTTTGCCGATAtttaaaagcaacaatttacaATTCTGGCcgattttaataaatattcataACATGCCAGAAATTCCTGTTATGATTGTTTCAACTCACAgcggaacaaaaaaacctagAATCGAATGTTTTTTAAAGCAGTTCATCGAAGAAATAAACCTATTAACTAACAATGGGGTACAAATCAACGGCGTGAGAGTTGATGTTGTGGTACGCGCCATAATTGCCGATTCACCAGCACGGGCGTTTataaaag GTGTCGCCAACTTCAATTCATTTGATGGTTGTTTGAAATGCACTACCAAAGGTGTCAAAATGCAAGGAAGAACAACTTTCCTTGATTGTAGCGCACCAAAAAGAACCGATAGACATTTTAGAAAGCGGAAGTATGGTGGTCATCATAAACTTGACTCGCCActactttttttaatatttttgatcTTGTGA